The Sphingomonas naphthae nucleotide sequence GACCGAGGGGATTTCCACCCGCAACCGGTCACCCTCGCGCACATAGGCCACGTCGGCATCCGCCTCCAGCAGCCGCACCCGCGCGATCGGCGTGGCGGCGGGCAGGGCAATCGAGACAGAGAGCCTGCCGCTCGGCAGGATGTCGCGATACGGCCCCTTCATCGTCATCGGGTTGGTCATGTTGACGATATGCGCCGTGAGTGATCCCTTCTGCCGCCACAGCGCGATATCGAACAGGCCCGGCCCCTCGACCTGAAGCGGCGGAGGCGCGGGCATCGCCCATTCGACGACGTTGCGCAGGATCGCGAGATGATCGGGCGCCATGATCTCCTGAAAGGTCCGGTCGAGGTCCATCGGCATATAGGCGACCTTGCCCTTGCCTATCTGTCGCAGGAACAGCATCGGCGCGCCGCTGTCCCCGTCGCCCTCGGTGTAGACCCGCTCCATCGGCAGATCGGGATAGGTCGGGATCAGGGTGAGCGGCGTCTCCGCGAGCGGCGCGCGGGCGGTCACATGCACCCGCGAGACCGGCCCGATCGTGCGCGGCGTATCCGTCAGATCGCGGCGGATCGGCCCGTCGCCGTGCAGCGCCAGATAGGCATTCTGCATGCGCGGCTCGATCGTCCCGGCGAAGTCGCAGCCGAACAGGTCCGCCAGCCCGAAATTCGCCCTCCGCACGCCCCATTCGTCGTAGAGCGAGGTCTCCTGCGTGGCGACGATCGTGCCGCCGTTCATCACGAACGCCCGGATCTGCGCGCATTCCGCATCGGATAGCGCCGCGACATTGGGCATCACCAGCACGTCGAACCGGCTCAGTCGATCGAGCCGGCTGGTGTGCACCGCCTCGAACGGGATGCGCGCCTCGATCAGCGCCTGATAATAGCCCAGCGTATGATCGTCGTCGCGCTTGTGGCCGGTCTTCTTGTAATAGAATGCGGCGGTGCGCGGCGAGGCGAGGATCGCCACCCTCGCCAGATTGGCCTCGTTGCGGAAATAGCGCTCGTTGCGCGCGTGCCAGAGGAAGATCTTCTCGACGACCGGCATCCAGCGCGTGTCGATCGGCTTGGCGTTGAACTTGGCGAACCACGGCCGCAGCCCCTGCGCCAGCCCGTCCGCCATCCAGATCTTCAACTCGGCCGCGCCCTGCACGGAATCCTTCCAGCGATAGGTCTCCTCGACGCCCACGCTGCTGAGCCCGCAGATCGGCTTGGCGTCCATGAAGGCGCGCGTTTCCTTGGCGAACTTGCCGTTGAGCCACGGCGCCTGAAGCGCCACCCGCGCCTGCCGGTCGATCACGAACATCCGGCATCGTTTGCCGAGTTCGGCGACATCGAGGTCCAGCTTGGGGCCGGGACGGGCATCGACGCCGGGCACGAAGAAGGCGTTCGGATTGGCCGCGACGATGGCGCGGTTCCAATGGTCGATCAACAGCAGCAGCCTGTCATGCTCCCATGTCATGAAGGCGCGGCGGACGGGATCGGCCGGGTCGTCGCTCGTCGGCAGGGGATGGCCGGTCGCCGCCTTGAACAAGGTCCGGCAGCTCTCGCAATAGCAGCCGCCATGGCCCGACCAGCGATTGCCGAAGATGCCGTCGGCGCGATAGCGCGTGGTGATCTCGCCGATAACCTTGGTCATGAAATCGAAGTTGAACGGCCCATTGCCGCAGGTGACGTACAGATCCTTCGCCGCCCAGTGCCGGCGCGGCGACCCATCCGGGTTGCGCGCGACCCATTCGGGATGTTTGTCGAGCTGCGCCTGCGTCATCGCATGCGGATCGATCCGCGCCATCACCGCCATGTCGAGATCGCGCGCGATCCTCACCATCTCCCCGAACGGATCGCGATCGCCGAGGCCGGCGCTGCGGTTCTGGTCGGCCAGCCTGCTCGGATAGAAAGCGATGCTTCCGCCGGCGCTCAGGCACACCGCCTCGGCCTTCGTCCGCTGGAAATAATCCCGCCAGAAAGCAGGATCGTACCGGCCGGGATCATCCTCGGTAAACGCGACCTGGGCCCAGCGCAGGGCATCGGTCTCCCAGCCGGCCTTGCCGCCCGGCCGCCGGGCGGCTGCCGGTGACGATGGCGCCATGATCGCGCCGATCCCGACGACACCCGCCGACAAGACCGATCGACGAGACAGGGCGTTACGCATCGCGACGATAGCCCACCGATATCCCCAGGTTCCAGATCATACGTCAGTCCTCGTTCGCCGGAAGCGATGGCTACCGAACCGGTTTCTCTCTTGGAACATCGCAGGAGGCCATCGGTCATGCACGGCATTCCGCCTAGTGGGATGCAGATCGCTGGCTTACGACAGCGCGAACTGCGGACCTCGTCGATCGCCTCTGAAAGATGTCGCCTCGGAATTTTTCCGTCTGTAATGTCCTCTCGGAGTTACCGCTTGGGAGTTGGCATGAAAACGGCATTGGTCACCGGCGCGACGTCGGGCATCGGTGAAGCGACGGTTCGGGCGCTTGCGGGGGCGGGGTGGCGCGTCGTGGCGACGGGCCGGCGGGCCGAGCGGCTCGAGGCGTTGGCTGCTTCCATCGGCGCGCAGATCCATGTCGCGGCGTTCGACGTGCGCGATGCCGATGCGACCGCCGCCACGCTCGATGCGCTGCCGGAGGATTTCCGGGGCATCGACCTGCTCGTGAACAATGCCGGCCTCGCTCTGGGCACCGCCCCCGCGCAACAGGCCGATCTCGGCCAGTGGCAGACGATGATCGAGACCAATGTCTCGGCGCTCGTCGCGATCACGCACCGGCTGTTGTCGGGGCTGATCGAGCGCAAGGGCGCGATCGTCAACATCGCATCGGTCGCGGCGACCTATCCCTATACCGGCGGCAACGTCTACGGCGGCACCAAGGCCTTCGTGCAGCAATTTTCGCTCGGCCTGCGGAGCGATCTCCACGGCACCGGCGTCCGGGTTTGTTCGATCGAGCCCGGCATGGTCGAGACGGAGTTCACGCTCGTCCGCACCGGCGGCAATGCGGCGGCATCGGACAAGCTCTACGCCGGCGCCGATCCGATGACGGCGGACGACATTGCGGCGACCGTATTGTGGGTCGCCTCGCTGCCGCCGCATCTCAACATCAACCGGCTCGAACTGATGCCGGTCAGCCAGTCCTTCGCGGGATTCCAGGTCGCCCGCGCGGACTGACCGTTCAGGCCGGCGCCGTCGCCACGCTCGACGGCCGCTGGGACACGATCGCGTACCATTCCGCCAGCGGTGCGCGGCCTTCGCGCCAGACGAACGGATTGACGACGATCTCCTCCACCCGATCGTGCAGGCCGAGTTCGATGAGCGCGATCCGCACCTTGCGGGCGAAGGGCGAGGTCGGGCTGCAATAGAGGGTGAGGCTCATGTGGGGGCCTTTTGCTGGAAGACGGTGGCGTCGAAGAAGGGGCGGACGTCGAGCGGTTTCGGCCAGAAACCGCCGGTGACGAGGCCGTCGGCGACCTTCTGGGTCAGCGCGACGATCTCGGGGCTGATCGGCTCCATGCGGAACACCGTCCGCCGCTGCATCTCCTCCACCAGCGACAGATCGACGGAGAAGGCCCTGGCGTAATAGCGGGCATATTCTTCCGGGTGATCCCGCGCCCAATCGACGCCGCGATCGAGCCGCCCCAGCATGTCGCCGATGGCGGCGCGCTTCGCCGGATCGGCGAGCGCCGCGTCCGAAGCGACGATCAGCGCGAGGCCGGCGTTCAGCCCGACGCCGTTGCGGATCACCCGCCCGCCATGCTGTTCGGCGACGATGAGATAGGGATCGTTGGTCACCAGCACGTCGATCGCGTCGGATTTGAAGGCGGCAATCGAATCGATGAAGGGGGCGTAGCTGATCGTCACGTCCCCGGCCGAAAGCCCCGCCTCGCGCAGCGCGCCGTGGAGCATATTGTCGCCACTGCCGCCGCGCGCCGAGGAGACGATGATCTTGCGGCCCTTGAGATCCTTCACCGTGCGGACGGGCAGATCCTTCTTCACGACGATGCCGACGGCCTTTTGCAGGCCGCCCAGCATGGCGCCGACGATCTTCAGCTTCACGCCGTTGGCCGCCGCGTTGAGGATGGTGATGTCGTTCGACGAGGCGACATCGACATCGCCCGATCGAAACGCCTCGAAGATGACCGATGGGGTGGCGAAGGTCGCCCATTTGAAGTCGTAGGGCGCGCCTTCCATCACCCTGGACGCATCCCCCATCGGACGCATCGAGCGTTGCTCGCCGAAGACGATGCTCGTTCGCCCGCCGGTCCCTTCCCCCCGGCCGCAGCCGGCCAGCAGGAGGGGTAGCGAGGCGAGGCCGAGCAGGAGCGGTCGCCGTGCGATCATGGGGCTCTCCATCGGATCAGAATTTTAGCCCGGCGCGGGCGTAGTAGAAGCCGCCGAAATAGCCGAACGGGCTGTTGTTGGCGTAGCGCTGCGATCCGATGACGTCGGGCACGGTGCTGCGATCGGGATAGACGTCGAACACATTGTTCGCGCCGATCGCCAGGGTGAACTGCTCGGTCAGGCGATAGCCGATCTCGACGTCGCTGATCCATTTGGCGCCATATTTCTGGTCGCTGGCGGCATTGTCGGTGAGCAGTTGCACCCCGCCATAGCGGGTCGATTTGAACGACAGGTCGAAGCGTTTGATATTCCAGTCGGCGCCGAGGATCAGCTTGGTGCGCGGCAGGCTGACGGTGTAATTGCTCTGCGCCACCCGATCGAAGAGCGTAAGCCCGATCGCGGAAAGCTGGGCGGGCGTATCCTTGATCTTCCGGATCGTCGTCTTGTTGTAATTGAAACCGAGGTTCCAGCGGATCGTGCCGAGGCCGGAGTCAGCCAGCCGCAGCGTGTAGGCGGCGACCACGTCGAGGCCGCGCGTGCGGGTGTCGATGGCGTTGGTGTTGTACGACACCGCCTGATTGGGATCGAAGCCGTTGGCGCGCAGGATGGCGGCGATGCCGGTGCCCCGGAAGGTGGTGGTGCGGGCGATGCGGTCGTCCAGATCGATCTGATAGGCGTCGATATCCAGCGTGAAGTTCCGCCCCGGCTGGAAGCTGATGCCGCCGCTCAGGTTGAACGACTTCTCCGGCTTGAGCGGGGTGGCGCCGAGCGCGAGGCCGAGCGGCGAATCCGGCTTGGCATTACGCTGGCTGGTGATGCCCGCGATCTGGCCGTTGACGATCGCCGGCGTCTGAGACCCCGTCGCGAAGCCCGTCTGCGACAGGGACGGCGCGCGGAAGCCGTTACTGACCGTGCCGCGCACCGCCAGCGTGGGCGTCAGATCGTAGCGCGAGGTGAGCTTGCCGCTCCAGGTGTCGCCCGCGCTGTCGGTATAATGTTCGTAGCGGCCGGCGACGGCGACATACCAATTGGGCGTCACCTGCGCGCCAAGATCGACGTAGCCGGCGAAATTGTCGCGCTTCAGGTCGGCCGCGTCCTCGGGCAGCACCAGCACCGCCGCCTGCGCGCCGATCGACGCGGCCTGCCCCGCGAGCGGCCCGCTGGGGAAGATGTAGCCGCCGTTGGCAAAGGCCAGCGGATCGCCGATCTTCACCTGAAACCGCTCGTAGCGATGCTCCAGCCCCAGCGAGATCTGAAGCGGTTCGGCCAGGCCGACGTCTACCGGCTGGGTGAAATCGAGATTGTTGGTCCATTGGGTGAAGATCGGCGTGAAGGTCTGGAAGTCGCTCGGCGAGGACAGGCCGAGCGAGGGGTTCACCGAATTATTCTCGAACAGGTTCACGCGGTTGCGGCCGTAGGTGCTGCTCAAATCCCACGATCCGCGCCCCAGTTCGCCCTTGATGCCGGCGGTGAGCTGATAATCCTCCTCCTTCAGCTGCGTGGTGGGTTGCAGCACGCCGCTGGCCGGCAGCAGCTGGGGAATGACGTTGACGGTGTTGGCGAGGCGGTGGCTCTGCCCCAGTTCGCCGTCGCGCTGGCCGAACGAGCCGGTGGCATAGGCGGTCACCGTCTCGCTCAGCGGCAAAGCGGCATTGGCGAACAGGTTGAACGCCTTGATCTTGGGCGTGCCGCCCCGGAACACGCGCTTGTCGATCGTCGCCTCGCGCGGATCGGGCTGGCCGTTGACGGGGAAGAAGAAGGTCTGGGTCGAGGGGTTCACCCGCAACGTCCAGTCCTGCTTCTTCACGTCGAACGAGAGGTTGAGGAAACCGCCGGTTCCGCCGACCGGCAGCCCGATATTGCCGCTGGCATAGACGGTCTCGCCATCCTGCCGCCCCTCGAACTTGTACCGCTGGCCGAGCGTAAGCCCCAGCGATCCGCCCTTGGCGGAGGATTTCAGGATGATGTTGATGACGCCCGCGATCGCGTCCGATCCATATTGGGCGGCCGCGCCGTCGCGCAGGATTTCGATATGGTCGATCGCGCTCATCGGGATCAGATCGAGATCGACCGAATTGGCGCCGATCGCCTGGCTGTCGGCGGCGGAGAAGGGCAGGGCGCTGTTGTGCCGCCGCTTGCCATCGACCAGCACGAGCACATGCGCGCCGCTCAGGCCCCGCAGGCCGGCGGGCTTGGAAACGGTGCCCCACGTCGCATTGCCGCGCGTGTTGACCACGAAGGACGGGGCGAGGCTCTCCAGCGCATCCTTCAGCGCGGTATTGGCGCCGCCGGCGCGGGCGAGCTGGTCGGCGCTGAGCACGTTGATCGGCACGGGGCTGTCGGCGACGATGCGGCCGCTGCCGCGCGTGCCGGTGACGACGATGGTGTCGGATTGCTCCTCCGCCGGGGCGGCGGGGGCAGGGGCAGGGGTGGGGGCAGGCGCGGGCTCGGCCCCTGCGCTGCCGGCGGTTGCCAAGACGACGGCAAAGCCCAGGCCGTTGATCCACGGGGGTG carries:
- a CDS encoding TonB-dependent receptor plug domain-containing protein; this translates as MSRKIVSPPWINGLGFAVVLATAGSAGAEPAPAPTPAPAPAAPAEEQSDTIVVTGTRGSGRIVADSPVPINVLSADQLARAGGANTALKDALESLAPSFVVNTRGNATWGTVSKPAGLRGLSGAHVLVLVDGKRRHNSALPFSAADSQAIGANSVDLDLIPMSAIDHIEILRDGAAAQYGSDAIAGVINIILKSSAKGGSLGLTLGQRYKFEGRQDGETVYASGNIGLPVGGTGGFLNLSFDVKKQDWTLRVNPSTQTFFFPVNGQPDPREATIDKRVFRGGTPKIKAFNLFANAALPLSETVTAYATGSFGQRDGELGQSHRLANTVNVIPQLLPASGVLQPTTQLKEEDYQLTAGIKGELGRGSWDLSSTYGRNRVNLFENNSVNPSLGLSSPSDFQTFTPIFTQWTNNLDFTQPVDVGLAEPLQISLGLEHRYERFQVKIGDPLAFANGGYIFPSGPLAGQAASIGAQAAVLVLPEDAADLKRDNFAGYVDLGAQVTPNWYVAVAGRYEHYTDSAGDTWSGKLTSRYDLTPTLAVRGTVSNGFRAPSLSQTGFATGSQTPAIVNGQIAGITSQRNAKPDSPLGLALGATPLKPEKSFNLSGGISFQPGRNFTLDIDAYQIDLDDRIARTTTFRGTGIAAILRANGFDPNQAVSYNTNAIDTRTRGLDVVAAYTLRLADSGLGTIRWNLGFNYNKTTIRKIKDTPAQLSAIGLTLFDRVAQSNYTVSLPRTKLILGADWNIKRFDLSFKSTRYGGVQLLTDNAASDQKYGAKWISDVEIGYRLTEQFTLAIGANNVFDVYPDRSTVPDVIGSQRYANNSPFGYFGGFYYARAGLKF
- a CDS encoding alpha-amylase family protein, which encodes MRNALSRRSVLSAGVVGIGAIMAPSSPAAARRPGGKAGWETDALRWAQVAFTEDDPGRYDPAFWRDYFQRTKAEAVCLSAGGSIAFYPSRLADQNRSAGLGDRDPFGEMVRIARDLDMAVMARIDPHAMTQAQLDKHPEWVARNPDGSPRRHWAAKDLYVTCGNGPFNFDFMTKVIGEITTRYRADGIFGNRWSGHGGCYCESCRTLFKAATGHPLPTSDDPADPVRRAFMTWEHDRLLLLIDHWNRAIVAANPNAFFVPGVDARPGPKLDLDVAELGKRCRMFVIDRQARVALQAPWLNGKFAKETRAFMDAKPICGLSSVGVEETYRWKDSVQGAAELKIWMADGLAQGLRPWFAKFNAKPIDTRWMPVVEKIFLWHARNERYFRNEANLARVAILASPRTAAFYYKKTGHKRDDDHTLGYYQALIEARIPFEAVHTSRLDRLSRFDVLVMPNVAALSDAECAQIRAFVMNGGTIVATQETSLYDEWGVRRANFGLADLFGCDFAGTIEPRMQNAYLALHGDGPIRRDLTDTPRTIGPVSRVHVTARAPLAETPLTLIPTYPDLPMERVYTEGDGDSGAPMLFLRQIGKGKVAYMPMDLDRTFQEIMAPDHLAILRNVVEWAMPAPPPLQVEGPGLFDIALWRQKGSLTAHIVNMTNPMTMKGPYRDILPSGRLSVSIALPAATPIARVRLLEADADVAYVREGDRLRVEIPSVAVHEIVAIDLI
- a CDS encoding SDR family NAD(P)-dependent oxidoreductase, whose amino-acid sequence is MKTALVTGATSGIGEATVRALAGAGWRVVATGRRAERLEALAASIGAQIHVAAFDVRDADATAATLDALPEDFRGIDLLVNNAGLALGTAPAQQADLGQWQTMIETNVSALVAITHRLLSGLIERKGAIVNIASVAATYPYTGGNVYGGTKAFVQQFSLGLRSDLHGTGVRVCSIEPGMVETEFTLVRTGGNAAASDKLYAGADPMTADDIAATVLWVASLPPHLNINRLELMPVSQSFAGFQVARAD
- a CDS encoding glutathione S-transferase N-terminal domain-containing protein; amino-acid sequence: MSLTLYCSPTSPFARKVRIALIELGLHDRVEEIVVNPFVWREGRAPLAEWYAIVSQRPSSVATAPA
- a CDS encoding ABC transporter substrate-binding protein, encoding MIARRPLLLGLASLPLLLAGCGRGEGTGGRTSIVFGEQRSMRPMGDASRVMEGAPYDFKWATFATPSVIFEAFRSGDVDVASSNDITILNAAANGVKLKIVGAMLGGLQKAVGIVVKKDLPVRTVKDLKGRKIIVSSARGGSGDNMLHGALREAGLSAGDVTISYAPFIDSIAAFKSDAIDVLVTNDPYLIVAEQHGGRVIRNGVGLNAGLALIVASDAALADPAKRAAIGDMLGRLDRGVDWARDHPEEYARYYARAFSVDLSLVEEMQRRTVFRMEPISPEIVALTQKVADGLVTGGFWPKPLDVRPFFDATVFQQKAPT